The Candidatus Thiodiazotropha endoloripes genome has a window encoding:
- the lpdA gene encoding dihydrolipoyl dehydrogenase, translated as MSGIVEVTLPDIGDFEQVDIIEILVSPGDRVDAEDSIITLESDKATMDIPSPYNGTVKELMVKVGDKISMGGVILKLELAAGEKAEIPTATSKAPVSEAVKGAADKQADVVVLGAGPGGYTAAFRAADLGRKVILIERYEALGGVCLNVGCIPSKALLHAADVINEAAEMEEMGISFGKPKVDLDKLRAGKDKVVQKLTGGLKALAKQRKVEVVHGLARFESPKRIAVNGAEGSTSIDFTDAIIACGSTPVEIPGFPNDDPRLINSTGALELADVPKRMLVVGGGIIGLEMATVYSTLGSKIDVVELQDNLIPGCDPDLVRPLQKRIKKRYNAIMLATKVTDIQAQKSGLKVSFEGKQAPDKPQTYDRVLVSVGRVPNGKKINAEAAGINVDERGFIPVDQHMRTNVPNIYAIGDVVGQPMLAHKATHEAKVAAEVIAGLPSSFDPMTIPSVAYTDPEVAWMGLTETEAKAQGIEYEKGAFPWAASGRALGIGRDEGVTKLLFDPKSKRILGAGITGPNAGELIGETVLALEMGADAEDIGLTIHPHPTLNETICFAAEMAEGSITDLMPPRKR; from the coding sequence ATGAGCGGCATTGTCGAAGTGACCCTTCCCGATATCGGTGATTTCGAGCAGGTGGATATCATTGAAATTCTGGTATCTCCAGGCGACCGGGTCGATGCGGAAGATTCGATTATTACCCTGGAGAGTGATAAGGCGACAATGGACATTCCCTCCCCGTACAACGGCACGGTCAAGGAGCTGATGGTCAAGGTCGGGGATAAGATCTCCATGGGTGGGGTGATCCTGAAACTGGAACTCGCCGCCGGGGAGAAGGCGGAAATCCCGACGGCAACCAGTAAAGCGCCGGTATCCGAGGCGGTCAAAGGTGCCGCAGACAAGCAGGCTGATGTGGTGGTGCTCGGGGCGGGACCTGGTGGTTATACCGCAGCTTTCCGGGCAGCGGATCTGGGTAGGAAAGTCATTTTGATCGAGCGCTACGAGGCACTCGGTGGGGTCTGTCTGAATGTTGGCTGTATCCCGTCGAAAGCCCTGCTGCATGCCGCGGATGTGATCAATGAAGCGGCTGAAATGGAGGAGATGGGGATCAGCTTCGGTAAGCCGAAGGTTGATCTCGACAAGCTTCGCGCCGGCAAGGACAAAGTGGTGCAGAAACTCACCGGTGGCTTAAAGGCGTTGGCCAAGCAGCGTAAGGTTGAGGTGGTTCACGGCCTGGCCCGTTTCGAGTCACCAAAGCGAATTGCGGTGAATGGCGCTGAGGGTAGCACCTCGATCGATTTTACCGATGCCATCATCGCTTGTGGCTCCACCCCAGTAGAGATTCCCGGATTTCCCAATGACGACCCCAGGCTGATCAACTCAACCGGGGCATTGGAACTGGCTGACGTTCCGAAACGCATGCTGGTCGTGGGTGGCGGAATCATCGGGCTTGAAATGGCCACGGTCTACAGCACATTGGGCAGCAAGATCGATGTGGTGGAACTGCAGGACAATCTGATCCCCGGGTGCGACCCGGATCTGGTCAGACCGCTGCAGAAACGGATCAAAAAGCGCTATAACGCCATCATGCTGGCTACCAAGGTGACCGATATTCAGGCTCAGAAGAGTGGTCTGAAGGTCAGTTTCGAAGGCAAGCAGGCACCGGACAAACCGCAAACCTACGATCGGGTACTGGTCTCTGTAGGTCGGGTACCGAACGGCAAGAAGATCAATGCTGAGGCGGCGGGGATCAATGTGGATGAACGTGGTTTCATTCCGGTTGACCAGCACATGCGGACCAATGTGCCTAACATCTATGCCATTGGTGATGTGGTTGGGCAGCCGATGTTGGCCCACAAGGCCACCCATGAGGCAAAAGTGGCTGCCGAAGTGATTGCGGGGCTGCCATCCAGCTTTGATCCGATGACCATTCCGTCAGTGGCCTATACCGACCCGGAAGTGGCCTGGATGGGACTGACTGAGACTGAGGCCAAGGCACAGGGTATCGAGTATGAGAAGGGAGCGTTTCCCTGGGCTGCCAGTGGCAGAGCTCTGGGTATCGGCCGTGATGAAGGGGTGACCAAGCTGCTGTTTGATCCAAAATCGAAGCGGATTCTCGGGGCCGGTATCACCGGGCCGAATGCCGGTGAGTTGATCGGTGAAACCGTACTGGCACTGGAGATGGGTGCCGATGCGGAGGATATCGGCTTGACCATACACCCCCATCCAACCCTCAATGAGACCATCTGCTTTGCCGCAGAGATGGCGGAAGGCAGCATCACCGACCTGATGCCACCGAGAAAGCGCTGA